A genomic window from Salvia splendens isolate huo1 chromosome 11, SspV2, whole genome shotgun sequence includes:
- the LOC121754873 gene encoding uncharacterized protein LOC121754873, whose translation MSECYNNVLRGVRELPIRALVDLTFWRTVKWWAEKKTTIEHTEGELTPWARDRLAKNDSKGRKHYITVIDRDLGKYHVRTRGRIVQGVSKGNNVQIVRYLESSCSCGKWQMWRIPCSHACAVARDRGHVMIDLIDEKYYLGTWRSQYYSEVSFDAPRHEEYWVAPSWKLCITPQQLIPRTRGRVRRRRILNQMDVQEEDEPRAPRRCRNCGIEGHDRRNCSAGAVQ comes from the coding sequence ATGTCGGAGTGCTACAATAACGTCTTGAGGGGTGTGAGAGAGTTGCCGATTAGAGCGTTGgttgatttgacattttggaGGACGGTAAAATGGTGGGCGGAGAAGAAGACAACAATAGAACACACCGAAGGTGAATTAACCCCATGGGCGAGGGACAGACTTGCTAAGAATGACTCAAAGGGGCGAAAACATTACATCACTGTCATTGACCGAGATCTAGGGAAGTACCATGTCCGAACTCGAGGAAGAATCGTACAAGGAGTGTCAAAGGGCAACAATGTTCAAATAGTCAGGTATTTGGAATCGAGTTGCAGTTGTggtaagtggcagatgtggagaatcCCTTGTTCGCATGCTTGTGCGGTTGCTAGAGACAGAGGTCATGTTATGATTGACCTGATAGATGAGAAGTACTACCTAGGTACATGGAGATCACAGTACTATAGTGAAGTTTCATTTGATGCACCAAGACATGAAGAGTATTGGGTTGCACCTTCATGGAAATTGTGCATCACCCCTCAGCAGTTGATTCCTAGAACGCGTGGCCGAGTTAGAAGAAGGAGGATActtaatcaaatggatgtccaGGAGGAGGATGAACCGAGAGCTCCCCGTCGTTGCAGAAATTGCGGGATAGAGGGGCATGACCGAAGAAATTGCTCAGCCGGTGCCGTTCAGTAA